AACAACAAAACAATATCATTGGTATTTATACCCTTCTGCACTTTGCTGTGTTTCCAACATTATTTTTCCTTTGTCTcctctcttcctcttcttcttcttcttcttcaattcgaTCTTCTTTCTGCAGTTAAACCGTCCAGTTCCAGGGCACAAAAACCAGAAGAAAAATTAAACAGTCAGAAACTTAACTTTTGGGTTGGATGATCGGAGAGATGAAGTATGCGGACGCTTTGTGACGTTTGTGAAAGTGCCGCCGCCATTCTGTTCTGCGCCGCCGATGAGGCCGCCCTTTGCCGCGCCTGCGATGATAAGGTTTTCAGATTTGTTTTTCtgctctatctcaactaaaagcggtggatttttgaatatatattctatttaatTACACTAAAATATCAGGTACATATGTGTAATAAGCTTGCAAGTAGACATGTAAGAGTTGGGCTAGCCAATCCGATTGATGTTCCTCGCTGCGATATTTGTGAAAATGCACCTGGTATTTTTCcagatttctattttttttttctcatcatcatcatcattatctttGAACTAACTAACagttcttctttttctttgaatgaatgaatgaatgaatgaatggtTAAGCCTTTTTTTACTGTGAGGTGGATGGGAGTTCCCTGTGTCTGCAATGTGACATGATTGTGCATGTTGGGGGCAAAAGAACTCATAGTAGATATCTCCTAATGAGGCAGAGAGTTGAGGTTAATTGTTTCCTTTCTCTAAATCTAATTAATCCCATTNaaaaaaaaaaaaaaaaaaaaagtgtaaagaGTGAATTgttgtaaaaattgaaaaacacatGGGGAGTTGAGAACCACAGAATCTAAAAGTGGGCCCGCCGGAAGATATCTAAACTGGTGGCTCACGATCACCCCTTCCGAATTTTCTACTCTTCCGCCTTTATTCTTGTGGCCAAGGGGCCTTGCCTGACTAGACTCCATTTCACCATTTTTGTGCCTTTCTTTAGGCAACCAATGTATCATCACATCCAAACAAACACACATTtcaatttctttgatttttaaattcatGTAAGTTCAAATTTAGATGCCCCTCCAAATTTTCATTCTCAATATAATCAAATCCATGGATAAAACTCATCTGGTAATTTTAGACAACAACTGACTGGTGTtaggaaaattaaatttaataatactaagcTAATTCTCTGACAAATTCGATTAAAGAAATTTGATGCAATAAATATACTGTATTATTTTTACAACAATTGAACCCATAATATCTAAGAGCTATGCATGTACAGATACAATCATAGTTTGTTAATGCACTTAGAACAAAAGGGAGATAAATATCTTGTTTAGGAATTGACTAACATGCCCTATTGGAGAGTTAAACCACAACTTTTTTCATTAGTCCAACACGTCATTTGACTATAGGTTCCTTGTTTTAGGatggttttgaattttgattaattcaaaaaaagaaaaaagaaaggaagaaatTAATGAAGAGGAAGAACCTAAATAATAATGTGTTGCACAATGTGAGTAATGTAATGGTAGTCCACCTAAGCGCTCCATTGTCAAATCACGTATCAAAGAGAAGGTTCCACATTCACCAACAACAACACCCACAAAAACATTAGACTGATGGCTAAACAACAAAACAATATCATTGGTATTTATACCCTTCTGCACTTTGCTGTGTTTCCAACATTATTTTTCCTTTGTCTcctctcttcctcttcttcttcttcttcttcaattcgaTCTTCTTTCTGCAGTTAAACCGTCCAGTTCCAGGGCACAAAAACCAGAAGAAAAATTAAACAGTCAGAAACTTAACTTTTGGGTTGGATGATCGGAGAGATGAAGTATGCGGACGCTTTGTGACGTTTGTGAAAGTGCCGCCGCCATTCTGTTCTGCGCCGCCGATGAGGCCGCCCTTTGCCGCGCCTGCGATGATAAGGTTTTCAGATTTGTTTTTCtgctctatctcaactaaaagcggtggatttttgaatatatattctatttaatTACACTAAAATATCAGGTACATATGTGTAATAAGCTTGCAAGTAGACATGTAAGAGTTGGGCTAGCCAATCCGATTGATGTTCCTCGCTGCGATATTTGTGAAAATGCACCTGGTATTTTTCcagatttctattttttttttctcatcatcatcatcattatctttGAACTAACTAACagttcttctttttctttgaatgaatgaatgaatgaatgaatggtTAAGCCTTTTTTTACTGTGAGGTGGATGGGAGTTCCCTGTGTCTGCAATGTGACATGATTGTGCATGTTGGGGGCAAAAGAACTCATAGTAGATATCTCCTAATGAGGCAGAGAGTTGAGGTTAATTGTTTCCTTTCTCTAAATCTAATTAatcccattaatcaaagatcttaTCTGTATTAGGAGTCAAGTTTTTGCCTGTTATATAGTGATGATTAAATTGTATGAGTATTTTGTTTTGTGTATAGTTTCCGGGAGATAAAGCTGGGCAGACGGAGGAGCCGCCGCGGCCGACCTCAGATCCCGCCGACAACAAGAGGGGATATAACCAACAGAACCAcgcagccgccgccgccgttccGGTTTCAGATAACACTAAAGATGCTCATGCCAAGAGGGAGAATAAAATGATCGATTTGAATATGAAACCAACCAGGATACATGGCCAAACTTCTAATAATCAGGTTTATTCTTTTAACTCTTATACCAAATTGAATGACTTATGTCTTTATtttagctctgataccaaattgaaacaatATATATCTTTGCCTGAttctgatatcaaattaaatgacATACTATCGGTGTAAAGAAACACAAATACTTTCCCATTGTTATAACCTACATATTGGCATATTGCATCACTATTTTTGGCAGAGCAATTTTTGTTGATTGAAGtagtttcttaatttttttaagtactagTAACTCtgttacattatattatttgttacattataatttcttaatttgattAAACAGGAATAGCAGAATGCATAAGGCGATTGAAGCGCAAAGTCAAGCAGAATACACATACAGGGGCCGGGGAGGCATAGCATTGGTGTCTTCTGGTTCGGTTTCGTTCTATTTTTCTGGGTAGCTAGTTAGTTAGTAGCATTAGGGAATTTTTCTATAGTAAGATTAGTAGGATTTCACTGTTAATTGCTGTGCTGTgaagttttccatttttatatatacacatatagaTTTTTATATTGGCGCTATAATGAATGTATGCCATGCCCAATTGTACTTTTGTTAAATCTCTATTTTCTAGTGGTAAAAAATTGAAGGATGTGTAATAGCCCTGTTTTAAGATATGCACTACAAGCTTCTGCATTAGCTATCAAAATTGTGAAGACATGCCAAAACACTATATAAGGTAAGTTGAGCAAACCCACAACAAAAATATAGGTTATCAATGAGGTTGTCACCTCAAAACTCCTAGGACCTTTAAGAATTGGTGGGATAATACAGACCATCACAAATCACTGAGAAAGTTATAACGGTTTTTGGTAACTAGTTGGGACACCTTATGGGTAGAGATGATCATGAttcaattcaaattcatcaattagaaTCAAATCATGTAATTGTAAATCTAATAGGAACTAGAGCTATACGAGGGGTTCTTGTTTTGGTTTGCAATTATAGAACGGGAACTATGAATTCTAGTTTCAAAGGATGGTTTTAGttccaaattgaaaattaaaaaaaaaaaaaaaaaagctttgatgatgatgatagtaatagtaatagtggTAGTGACATTTGAATAAACTAATTGAGATAAAcaaatgaaagttaaaattaaaaatgtatgactaaatgtgacaatatcGTGAGGGTTGATACCTAAGATATGTGAACTAATCAAAAGTGGCTAAAAGCCAAGTCTAAAACAATTGACAGAagattctcaaaaaaaaaaaaaaaattgacagaaGAAAACATATTTATCGTTAAATATATTGAAATGAAACCCAAACAGCAATTCCGTTGTAGTCTAGTCGGTTAGGATATTCGGCTCTCACCCGaaagacccgggttcgattcccggcaacggaaagcatttttgtttttccttaaACCTGTTTCAAGAGTGGTTTTTGGAATTGGAAGTAGTGGTCCGTTTTTTATTTTGTCCGGTCCGTCTACAATTCAACGTGAAAGTTACTTGTCAATAGTATCCAATGTTAtctctttttttcctttgaatCTGAGATTATTGTTTGCCATATGTGTTCCTAATGGGTAATGGCCAGGTTTTCGAGTCTTTTGGCTAGACTCAATGttggaaaaataacaaatactAGACTCAATAttggaaaaataacaaaaatggtATTGCAAGTGACTATTTgatggtacaaatatatgtagggtctaCTACATGTATGAGTCGGGTTAAAGTGAATTTGAGATTTTCGTAGCGAGACGATGAGatcgatatattgtatgctcaaaacggataatggataaatgagaaattaattctcaaagcAGACCCGTTAGAGTTGGAAATGAAGGTAGAACGGCTTAAAAAAGCacttgtcccacattgaaaaaagaaggaaatttgcaccactatatatacaagacccTTTTAGaaatatattgaattttat
This portion of the Ipomoea triloba cultivar NCNSP0323 chromosome 5, ASM357664v1 genome encodes:
- the LOC116019059 gene encoding B-box zinc finger protein 19-like isoform X2 codes for the protein MRTLCDVCESAAAILFCAADEAALCRACDDKVHMCNKLASRHVRVGLANPIDVPRCDICENAPAFFYCEVDGSSLCLQCDMIVHVGGKRTHSRYLLMRQRVEFPGDKAGQTEEPPRPTSDPADNKRGYNQQNHAAAAAVPVSDNTKDAHAKRENKMIDLNMKPTRIHGQTSNNQE